Genomic window (Zingiber officinale cultivar Zhangliang chromosome 2B, Zo_v1.1, whole genome shotgun sequence):
TTTGTTTAATAAAAAGGacatctttttattttatttttataaaacaataaataaatattctGTGAATAAAGACAAACTGTCCTTTTCAGTTATAAAAAATTTCCACGGCGGGCCGCGCGTTCTCGAGACCGGCGGCGTCTTCTTCCAATTTCAAAGAACAATATTTTCCTCGATTATCAGTCAACGTTTGCAGCAGAGCTCCGCATTTCTCCCTCCGCTACGGCGCTACCTCTGAGCGAGCGAGAGAGCGATCCATGGAGAAGAAGCGGGTGGGCATCGTCGGCGCAGGGATCAGCGGCCTCGCCGCCTGCAAGCACGCGGCGGAGCGTGGCTTCCGCCCCGTCGTCTTCGAGGCCTCGGCCGGCGTCGGCGGCCTATGGGCCCACACCCCTGCCTCCACCAAGCTCCAGTCCCCAACTCTGGACTTCACCTTCTCCGACTTCCCCTGGCCGCCGGACGTCACCGAGATCTTCCCCCGCCACGACCAGGTCCAGAACTACCTCGAATCCTACGCGCGCCACTTCGACCTGCTCCGCTGGATCAAGTTCCGCTCCAGTGTGGTGTCGATCGACCTTGTCGGGACGTCCGAGGAGGAGATCGCCGCGTGGGACCTCTGGGCCGGCAACGGCGAGGCCTTCGGCGGCGTCGCCAAGGGAGAGTGGCACCTCACCGTGCAGCGCGAGGGCGATCCCTCCACCGAGGTAAGATCCCCAAAACCGATTCTCCCGATGCTCATACTTCTCTCCAATTTCATCAATTGAACTTCAATCTCATCAAATCCCTAGATCTATCGCGTGGATTTCTTGATCCTGTGCATCGGGAGGTTCAGCGACGCCCCAAATTTCCCCAACTTTGCACGACGAGGTGCAGCCCAGGTGTTCGATGGAATGACTATGCACTCGATGGAGTACTCCAACATGGACGACGCTGGCGCTGCCGCTCTCGTGCGAGGAAAGCGAGTCACCGTCGTCGGCTCAGGGAAGACAGCGTTTGAGATCGCATCAGAGTGCGCAGATGCAAATGGTAGCCAGATAAATCAAATCCTTCTCTTCGTTCAACAATCTCCTCCTCCCCTTTAATTCCACCTTTCTCATGTTCTAATTGAATAACTTCTTCAGGAGTTGGCCTACCTTGCACTATGATCCTTCAAACCAAACGCTGGTTTGTTGATGAACCTACTGCCATGAGATTTCGGCTATTCGGTCATTTCTATCGAACGCGATTTGCCGAGCTTCTCGTTCACAAACCTGAGGAAGGAGTTTTCTTGAGTCTGCTGGCCACCTTCTTGGCTCCTCTGGTAAGTCTCTGTTTATGCTTGTTGACATTGAGAAGATAAGAAACTGACCCAATTTTGATTGTTCTAAGAGAGAAGAGGTTAGTGAGCTGCCTGTAAGAGAACTTGGAACTTGACTATCTTGAACTCTAATCAGTTTTGTTCATGTGATTCAGAGATGGCTGTTCAACAAAATCACTGAAAGGCACTTCACAAGAAACATGCCTCTGATGAAAAAGCATGGGATGGTTCCTGATCACAGCTTCTTCCAAGGGTATTCTTCTTGTGTAATCGGTATGCTGCCCGAAAAGTTCTACGAGAGAGTGGAAGAAGGGAGCATTACTTTGAAGAGACCTACCACTTCAGCCTTGTGCAAGGATGGATTGGTCATAGACAAAGGCGAAGTCGTACATTCGGACCTAGTGATCTTTGCTACTGGATTCAAAGGCGACCAGAAGCTCAGAAACATATTCGTATCCAAATGGTTTCAACAAATTGTCGCCGGCTCATCCACTCCCATGGCTCCTCTGTTTAGGTCTGTTCGCAAGCTATCTCATTCAGATTTATTTTCACAAGTTCAATAGCTGATTCTTCTGCAGGGAATGTATCCACCCGCAAATCCCCCAACTGGCAATTGTTGGGTTCACCGAGAGCTTCTCAAATCTTCATGCTGCGGACATGAGATCCAAATGGATTAGCCATTTCTTGGACGGCCGGTTCAAGCTTCCGAGCATATCATCCATGGAGAAGAGCGTGACGGAGTGGCAGAAATTTTTTAAGAAGAACATACTGGAATTGGAGAAATACACAACGAGAACAGATCGTGAGTTCTTCCGGGGATCATGCATCGGCACCGTCAACATATGGTATAACGATCTTTTGTGCCGGGACATGGGGTACAGCTCGAGAAGGAAGAAAGGATTCCTAGCAGAATGGTTCCAACAATATAATCCTGTTGATTATGCTGGGATTTATAGCAAAGGTAATTGACTTACTATTATCGTTACCATTGTGCGAATCATACATGTTGCGATCAAAATAGCTTATTTCACAAGTATCGAACTATATCTTGATTGCCCGTGCCAAATGGCCTAAACAATCAACTTGGCGCCGATCTATGTGACCTGCTCAATCAATCTCTAACCAGTAAACCAAACTACACTCACCTACCTCAAAGGAGTCATTGAAGACTGATGATAATTCCAAACATTCATAATTTttaagagagcaaagggagaagagagaaaagtcATTTCGTCTATGTTGTTTACCTAGTAGAAGACGGCAGATGGAACGGAGAGGAGAAGAAGCCGATGACTTCCTATTCTCTTTCTTTGTCCCCTAATCCACTGTCCTTTCAGTTTATCCACTCAGGTAAACCGAAAGAGGGGACCATCACctccttttcctttcctttccacCAGTGACTCCGACGAGGAAAGCACAGGTGATTGAATGGTTAGAATATGGTCGAATCCACTTATTTCTAGGTCTCACACATAACTAGCCCAGTAAGGAAGAACAAGCCAGAGCAAAATGGCATCTCAACATATTGAAAACTAATGCCTACTCATTTCAAAGATCGAAAAGATATTGACAATTTCATCCAAAATTATGCTGTGAATAATTGGTCAGACCAGTTTAAATCACAAAGAAACACAGACAAGTCTTCAACTGAACTATTGAAATTAAGGACACAGGATTTTCGACAAATCTCAACACTCAAAACTTCGGCAACAATAGCTGAAAAGCATCTCATCCATTTGTATTAGTCACATTGATAAAGGAAGGAGCAGCCTTCGCATACTTTTCCTATTTTGTCTCACTTGCTTTGTGATTTTCATGCAAATAAGAAAAACTATTGTGACAAGTAGAAGAAAGAATGCAAACTTCAAATACCTGAAATATAGAGAAACTCCAGTGAAAACAAGGCAAGCAAACATAAGAATATCCCACATCACCAGTACCACATCTACCCTGCAATTCATACAATGAAGTACAGAATGAGAAGTCTGATATTCGTCGAAGAAGAAAACTAAAGTACAGCATAGATGCTCCGATACATATGGAGAACCATGCTACAATAGCCTGTGCACCCATTTACAGTTACAAAACTTGGGTGAACATATTGATTAAAGAACTGCTAATATCTTTATTAAGGCTGGAAATTTAACTAACATAGAGCTAAAAAGAAGCAAAAGTGAAAAAAGggtaaagaaaactatattagtttcCAGTGCCAATAGTTAGCTTCCTTTAGGAcgagtcttcttgagaggaaggAGCTAAAGCAATCGGATTACCTTGTCTACTTGGGTAGAAGCAAGGATACAAAACCAAAATTTGGAGCTACTTTCCCTTCTTGTTCCATCAAGAAAAAATCAAAGGGCTAGTTTTAACATTTACTTATTTCCCCTTCCTTCCCTCTATTTTCAAGTAGATAAAACCATAGAAATCCCTCTCCTTTTCATCAATAGTTATCCTGATCTACCAACAAGCCATCAAGCTATGACTAGAAACCTCATAATTCAGTTAGCCTACGCAAAGAACTAGATTCAATATGGTTTCTCACATGGCTTGCATGCTGATCATGCTGATTGTGTTCCACAactaaaggagaaaaaaaatgaatcacACAAACAGTGATGATCCTAATCTTTAAACTAGTCATATCCTTCATTGCGCCTTCTGAATGAAACTGACTTACATAGCAAAAAGGTACAACCCAAAGGTAAAATTGCAACTTCTACGGAATTCAAGTAAGCGATAATCCCAACATTACAATTTTGTCCATTCAATCCAAAAATTCCTCTTTGTTGAAATTTTAACACATTCCACGAAAATGTCATTGCTCGTAAAGAATTACAGATCAGAAGGGCGGGCGCGAAGGCGATGAATGGTATCGAACCCTAATCGATCGATGCGGGAATACCTGGACGAGGAACTGGAAGCGGGTGAGAATACCGACGAGGAGAAGGCCGAGGGGGGCCAATCATTCAGCTGCTCCGATAGATTCGACCGGGACATCATCTTCCCTGCCCGACGCTTTCTCGCTTTCACCAAATGCCTCGATCGCCGCCCAATCGCTCACATCTCTCTCTCGGTTTCAAATCAATTTCTTGCCCTAGAGCGAGAGGGGGATGAGCGTTCGGCTCGGGACACGAGCCAATACCGGTTTATGCAACGAACGATGCGAGTGCAATTGAGTCGTCGGCGCTGACCTTCGCGGCTACGCGTGTCTACGATTTAGGTAGCGACTCAAGTCGCCGAACCCATCTGATGTGGCATGATGCCGAGATttccggtatcaagctggatcccGGAGTCGATGCCACGTCATCCACATGATACGGTGAATATGGCCCAAATAAGGCCCAACGGCTCAATAGTCTAACGGCCGATTCCCAATGGACGCGCGCGCTTAAGCTATTCAAATTGTTCCGTGCCGTTCAGGGTTCAGATTCGGGTTCGGGTTCCGGATTCCGGGTTTCGGGTTCCGGATTTCGGGTTCAGAGGGATCGAGGGCGAGGAGAGGGCGAAATCGCGAGGAGCCGTTGCAGTGCCGCCGCTGCCGCCTCCACCGCCGGTATGGCCAACATATCCAGCCTCATCCACGATCTGAGGGAGCGGATCGCCGCCTCTACCTCCGTAGCCGCGTCATCCTCCAACTGCGAGGACCCGGTGGAGACAAAGTTCCGCGCCGTCCTTCCCAATCTTCTACACTCCTACGTCGTCCCCTCTTCTACAGGTACGTCGAAACTCCATCcttcctctcccttcttctcccaaATCGTCCGTGCCTCTCTCTGATCATGCATCTCTTAGGTAATGAGAGGGAGGTCACCGCTGTTCTCAAGCTACTTTCATACACAGCTCGCAACTACCCGGGTGTCTTCTTCCATGGTCAGGCAGCTGCCGTACTTCCTGTAGTCGGCCGTGTATTTCCATTCTTTGCGGAACCTGCCTTCTGGTTGCATTTCTAACATTAGATCTGAAAACATTTTCAATGAGCATCAATATAACTAATTTTTTTCTTACTAATTTCTGTAGTTCCCGTCATGG
Coding sequences:
- the LOC122047633 gene encoding probable flavin-containing monooxygenase 1, producing the protein MEKKRVGIVGAGISGLAACKHAAERGFRPVVFEASAGVGGLWAHTPASTKLQSPTLDFTFSDFPWPPDVTEIFPRHDQVQNYLESYARHFDLLRWIKFRSSVVSIDLVGTSEEEIAAWDLWAGNGEAFGGVAKGEWHLTVQREGDPSTEIYRVDFLILCIGRFSDAPNFPNFARRGAAQVFDGMTMHSMEYSNMDDAGAAALVRGKRVTVVGSGKTAFEIASECADANGVGLPCTMILQTKRWFVDEPTAMRFRLFGHFYRTRFAELLVHKPEEGVFLSLLATFLAPLRWLFNKITERHFTRNMPLMKKHGMVPDHSFFQGYSSCVIGMLPEKFYERVEEGSITLKRPTTSALCKDGLVIDKGEVVHSDLVIFATGFKGDQKLRNIFVSKWFQQIVAGSSTPMAPLFRECIHPQIPQLAIVGFTESFSNLHAADMRSKWISHFLDGRFKLPSISSMEKSVTEWQKFFKKNILELEKYTTRTDREFFRGSCIGTVNIWYNDLLCRDMGYSSRRKKGFLAEWFQQYNPVDYAGIYSKGN
- the LOC122047636 gene encoding uncharacterized protein LOC122047636, whose amino-acid sequence is MMSRSNLSEQLNDWPPSAFSSSVFSPASSSSSRVDVVLVMWDILMFACLVFTGVSLYFRYLKFAFFLLLVTIVFLICMKITKQVRQNRKSMRRLLLPLSM